One region of Oryza sativa Japonica Group chromosome 10, ASM3414082v1 genomic DNA includes:
- the LOC4348751 gene encoding AT-rich interactive domain-containing protein 2 isoform X2, translating to MAPLPTPPPPSAPSSAPPFKSNASSSRPNRAPPEGAPTSPAAATRPPPFAMVPAVSEAVLAVFDVSTTLRSQGYLAGQELPSITLPEDRAPEVFERLLGSFLAQSHGPGVLPPRPMPPLLGDGTPVGLLRLYLAVRACGGFEAVRSWAAAAEMAGLNPAMDVPIMLVYHKYLCPLEASFLRAQKLREEAGSSGGSAKKGKFLAPAARDAEGVEEVLDLKRKRENLVGMLNWVRQVAKKPDRRRSGRNAADNHLSMALMFRRQMFVDDGFSDKPHGCASPEPEATEPEVM from the coding sequence ATGGCCCCCCTCCcaaccccaccaccaccatccgcCCCTTCCTCCGCGCCCCCTTTCAAATCCAACGCCTCGAGCTCTCGCCCCAACCGCGCGCCGCCCGAGGGCgcgcccacctcgccggcggcggccaccaggCCGCCACCGTTCGCCATGGTCCCGGCGGTGTCCGAGGCCGTCCTCGCGGTGTTCGACGTCTCCACCACGCTCCGCTCGCAGGGGTACCTCGCCGGGCAGGAGCTGCCCAGCATCACCCTCCCCGAGGACCGCGCCCCGGAGGTGTTCGAGCGGCTGCTCGGGTCCTTCCTCGCGCAGTCGCATGGGCCCGGCGTGCTCCCGCCGCGCCCCATGCCTCCCCTGCTCGGGGACGGCACCCCCGTGGGGCTGCTCCGCCTGTACCTCGCCGTCAGGGCGTGCGGCGGGTTCGAGGCCGTGCGTTCgtgggcggccgccgccgagatgGCCGGCCTCAACCCCGCCATGGACGTCCCCATCATGCTGGTGTACCACAAGTACCTCTGCCCCCTGGAGGCGAGCTTCCTCAGGGCCCAGAAGCTgagggaggaggccgggagcagcggcgggagCGCCAAGAAGGGCAAGTTCCTCGCGCCGGCGGCCAGGGACGCCGAGGGCGTCGAGGAGGTGCTGGACCTGAAGCGCAAGAGGGAGAACCTCGTGGGGATGCTCAACTGGGTGCGCCAGGTGGCGAAGAAGCCAGATCGGCGTCGCTCCGGCAGGAACGCCGCCGACAACCACCTCTCCATGGCGTTGATGTTCCGCCGCCAGATGTTCGTCGACGACGGCTTCAGCGACAAGCCCCATGGCTGCGCATCGCCTGAGCCCGAGGCAACAGAGCCTGAG